The following proteins are encoded in a genomic region of Ptychodera flava strain L36383 chromosome 23 unlocalized genomic scaffold, AS_Pfla_20210202 Scaffold_24__1_contigs__length_23054250_pilon, whole genome shotgun sequence:
- the LOC139124981 gene encoding carbohydrate sulfotransferase 8-like: MPRRTRKTVIFLIFVMCVESVYIALFQIKHYVREMPCGQQLADLRNKRLSINNISDVQGDSRHGLSVTIAHSQSNSTKHEEDEQEMKQQKSQDVSREQIFKKRTDLLSEQCKLYTSSRRCLLQAYGRTIVDEAHKTLYCEIFKVGSSNWHRMFLGFVADVTPRFRKGTAEYYKRLHTYKGERAAILRDYTTRFMFVRHPFSRLVSCFADKVDQGPDVDFIERHLKLIEAETGTRPEYLTF; encoded by the exons ATGCCACGTCGAACAAGGAAAACCGTGATATTTCTAATATTTGTTATGTGTGTAGAATCTGTCTACATAGCCCTATTCCAGATCAAGCACTATGTCAGAG AAATGCCTTGTGGACAACAACTTGCCGATCTTAGGAACAAACGACTGTCAATCAACAATATATCGGATGTTCAAGGTGATTCAAGACACGGACTATCTGTCACAATCGCACATTCGCAGAGCAACAGTACGAAGCATGAAGAGGACGAGCAAGAAATGAAACAACAAAAAAGTCAG GACGTATCAAGAGAGCAAATCTTTAAGAAGCGGACCGATTTGTTGTCAGAGCAATGCAAACTATACACATCCAGCCGGCGATGTCTTTTGCAAGCCTATGGACGTACAATAGTTGATGAGGCCCACAAGACTTTATACTGCGAAATTTTTAAAGTTGGCAGTTCGAATTGGCATAGAATGTTCCTTGGATTTGTCGCGGATGTAACACCTAGGTTCAGGAAAGGCACAGCAGAATACTATAAACGCTTGCACACATATAAGGGGGAAAGGGCAGCCATCCTGAGAGATTACACAACGCGATTCATGTTTGTACGCCACCCGTTCTCCCGCCTTGTGTCATGTTTCGCCGACAAAGTAGATCAAGGCCCCGACGTGGATTTCATCGAGAGACACCTAAAACTGATTGAGGCTGAGACAGGAACGCGGCCAGAATATCTgactttttaa